A window of the Salvelinus sp. IW2-2015 linkage group LG3, ASM291031v2, whole genome shotgun sequence genome harbors these coding sequences:
- the zgc:165507 gene encoding monocarboxylate transporter 2, whose amino-acid sequence MPPPAAGPPAVTPPDGGWGWAVVLGSFISIGFSYAFPKAITVYFKDIQKIFDCSYSQIAWISSIMLAVMYAGGPISSVLVNTYGCRPVMIMGGVLSSIGLISASFCNSVVELYVCIGLIGGLGLAFNLQPALTMIGKYFYKKRPIANGIAMAGSPVFLSSLAPFNQYLFNSFGWRGSFLILGGILLNCCVAGSLMRPLGPPLGKIKKDEELVVAKTATKKKETTTCLGTVNKFIDLSLFKHRGFLIYLSGNVIMFLGFFSPIVFLTAYAKDIGVDEYSAAFLLSILAFVDMFARPSMGLLANSKWIRPRIQYFFSFAVLYNGVCHILCPLVESYTGLVVYAVFFGFAFGMVSSVLFETLMDLVGAQRFSSAVGLTTIVECCPVLIGPPLAGKLVDITKNYKYMYFCCGAVVIMASIWLFIGNFINYRLLAKERKQEEMYKRTETEDPDRDQDQKETDGDAQALEDMVDPKDEDAMQRETNI is encoded by the exons ATGCCACCCCCTGCCGCAGGCCCCCCAGCAGTGACCCCTCCGGAcgggggctggggctgggccgTGGTGCTGGGATCCTTCATCTCCATCGGCTTCTCCTACGCCTTCCCCAAGGCCATCACCGTCTACTTCAAGGACATCCAGAAGATCTTTGATTGCTCCTACAGCCAGATAGCATGGATCTCCTCCATCATGCTGGCCGTCATGTACGCAGGAG GTCCCATAAGCAGTGTACTGGTAAACACATATGGCTGCAGACCTGTCATGATCATGGGGGGAGTACTGTCTTCTATCGGGTTGATATCTGCTTCCTTCTGCAACAGCGTGGTGGAGCTTTATGTTTGCATCGGTCTTATAGGAG GCCTGGGCCTAGCCTTTAACCTTCAGCCAGCACTGACTATGATTGGCAAGTACTTCTATAAGAAGCGTCCCATCGCTAACGGAATAGCCATGGCCGGTAGCCCAGTATTCCTGAGCAGCCTAGCCCCTTTCAACCAGTACCTGTTCAACTCCTTCGGCTGGAGGGGCAGCTTCCTCATCCTGGGGGGCATACTGCTCAATTGCTGTGTGGCTGGCTCCCTGATGAGGCCCCTGGGGCCACCGCTGGGCAAGATCAAGAAGGATGAGGAGTTGGTCGTTGCCAAAACTGCCACCAAGAAGAAGGAGACGACCACTTGTTTGGGGACTGTCAACAAGTTCATTGACCTGTCGCTTTTCAAGCACCGCGGTTTCCTCATCTACCTGTCRGGCAACGTCATCATGTTCTTGGGCTTTTTCTCGCCAATMGTCTTCCTGACGGCCTAYGCCAAGGACATAGGCGTGGACGAGTACTCGGCCGCCTTCCTGCTCTCCATCCTGGCCTTCGTGGACATGTTTGCCCGGCCCTCCATGGGGCTCCTGGCCAACTCCAAGTGGATCCGGCCCAGGATCCARTACTTCTTCAGYTTYGCCGTGCTCTACAAYGGGGTGTGCCACATCCTCTGCCCCCTGGTGGAGAGCTACACAGGCCTGGTGGTGTACGCCGTGTTCTTTGGCTTTGCCTTCGGCATGGTCAGCTCGGTGCTGTTTGAGACCCTGATGGACCTGGTGGGGGCTCAGAGGTTCTCCAGCGCTGTGGGGCTCACCACCATTGTGGAGTGCTGCCCTGTCCTCATTGGTCCACCTCTGGCAG GTAAACTGGTGGACATCACCAAAAACTACAAGTACATGTATTTTTGCTGTGGGGCTGTGGTGATCATGGCCAGTATTTGGCTGTTCATCGGCAACTTCATCAACTACAGACTCCTGGCCAAGGAGCGCAAGCAGGAGGAGATGTACAAACGGACTGAAACCGAGGACCCTGACCGGGACCAGGACCAAAAGGAGACAGACGGGGACGCCCAGGCCTTGGAGGACATGGTAGACCCCAAGGATGAGGACGCCATGCAGAGGGAGACCAACATCTAG